Genomic DNA from Edaphobacter lichenicola:
GTCCGCGCCTTCGAGCAGGTCGCCAAACTTCGTCCCGACTACGCCGACGCCTTTACCAATATCGCCATCGCCAACTTCCAGTGGGAGCGCTACGAAGCCTCCCGCGTCGGCCTCAACAAAGCTCTCGCTCTCAGCCCGCACAACTCGCGCGCACTGTACTACCTCGCATTAGTCGAACGAAACCAAGGTCAGGTCGACAACGCCATCGCCGACCTCCGCGAAGTCATCACAAAATTCCCCAACTCACGCGACGCCCACAGGGAACTGGGCTTCTCTCTCTATCAGCAGCGCAAGTACGACGAAGCTCGCGCGGAGTACGAGACGCTCCAATCCATCGACCCCGACGACCTCGCCGCCCACTACATCCTCTCCATCGTCTACCGCCGTCTCGGCATGAAAGAAAAAGCCTCACACGAAGCAGCCATGTTTGCAGATCAAAAAGACGATCCCACAGCCAGCACCTACGCGCTCGAGTTTCTGCGCAAACACAACGAAGTCGCATCGGAGACCGTCCCCTGGCACACACACACAGATTTCCCCCCCGAGCCCGCCCACAACGGAACATCTGCTCAATGAATTTGCTGCGCTCGGCTTTCTTTTTGGCCCTCGCAGCCGCTTCCTGTCTTCCGGCATCCGCCGAGTCCGCGAAGCAGCGCGGAGCAGCATTGTTTGTGAATAACGGCTGCCAACACTGCCACACGATCCGCAAGGCGGGTGGCGTTAAAGGTCCCGATCTCTCCGGAGTAGGCCGCACGCTCAACAAAACTCAGATCCGAACGCAGGTCCTCCAGGGTGGACACGAGATGCCATCCTTCGCCGACATCCTGAAGACAGCTGAAGTGGATGACCTCGTCGCCTACCTTCACTCCTGCCGCGACAAAAGAAAATAACCAGAAGCACTCCCGGATCTGGAAGACGTATCATCCAAGCTGAAGCGACCCCGGCCATCATGCTTTCGCACGTATCGACCCTCCGCATGAACTTGCTCTCGCGCCTCCATCTCGTCGTGCGCTCGTCCCTCTTCTGGATGTCATGCGGAATCGCCGCTCTCTCGTTCACCGCCTACTCCCAGTCCCTTGATAACTTAGGCTATCAATCATGGTCTACAGAGAACGGCCTCCCGCAAAACAGCGTCCATCAAGTCTTCCAATCCACCGACGGTTACATCTGGATCGCAACCGAAGGCGGCGTAGCTCGCTTCAATGGCATCGACTTCAAAGTCTTCAACCACGAAACCACTGACGAAATCACCAGCGATGACATCTGCTGCTTCGCCCAGAGTCACACGGGCCCACTCTGGATCGCAACCTCCGACGGTCTCCTCCAATACTCGGCAGGAACGTTTCACCGTTACTCCACCGCGAATGGACTACCCACAAGCCGCATCACCAACCTCGCCGCCGCAGAAGATGGCACACTCCTGATCCTCACCAGTGACGGCCTCGTCAGCTTTGACGGCCAGCATTTCGCCACCCTCTCCCTTCCATCCTCCGCCTCTCCATCTGCAATCACCACCGCTCGCGACGGCAGCGTCTGGATCGCATCGAACTCCGGAATCTTTCAATATCAGAGCGGCCGAGTTCTTCCTCAACCACTCAGCTCTCCCCCTACGCAAAAAGACATTACAGGCATCGGATTCTTCCCTGACCGCAGCCTCTGGTTGCGCACCGGAACCAGCATCACGATCCTGCAAAATGGCCAGAGCCACACTCTTCCGATACGCCGCGATCTACCAGCGGCACGCATACAGTCTTTCCTCGTCGACTCGCGAGGGCAGCTATGGATAGGTACTAGCAAAGGGCTCTTCACGCTCGACAACATTAGCAGCCATCCACAAGCCGTCCCCGCCCTCAGCTCCGACAGCATCCTCTCTCTCATGCAAGATGAAGAGGGAAATCTCTGGGTAGGAACAGAGACCAGCGGCCTCCAAATCCTGAGGCACAAAAACTTCCGCGCCATTCCTGCCCTCTTCGGTCTCCCCATCACGGCCATCACACAGGCATCGGACGGCGCTCTATGGGCAGGCACCAGCAGCGACGGCCTCGACCGCTGGCAAGCGGGAACCGTTCAGCATCTTTCCACCCACACCGGCCTGCTCAGCGAAACGATCCTGGCCTTAGCCCCAGAAGAAAACGGTAGCATGTGGGTCGGCACCCCCGACGGTCTGAACTACATCAACGGCGCGAAGATCCGAACCTACACCTCTGCCGACGGGCTACCTGACGATCTTGTTCGCTCTCTGCTGAGCGACGATGACGGCTCACTCTGGATCGGCACCCGCCGCGGCCTGGCGCACTGGCAAAACAACCAGTTCGTCACTCTCACGCAGACCGACGGTCTCGGAAGTGACCTTGTAGGCGCTCTTCTCCGAACTCATGCCCCATCCGAACATGATCTTTGGATCGGAACACTCAATGGACTCTCGCGTCTGCGCGGCAGCACCATCACAACCTTCACAACAAAAGATGGACTCTCCGGCAACACCATCACCTCTCTCGCCGAAGATCCACACGGCACACTTTGGATCGGAACGAAAGCAACTGGACTCAGCGTCATGTCCACCACCGGTTTCACGTCCCTGCATCGAGACGACCTGCCCCAAACCATCGACTCCATCCTCGAAGACGCCCGAGGCGACCTCTGGCTAAGTTCAGGTCGCGGCATCACGCGCGTCTCCGCTTCAGCGCTTATCAAATGCGGTTCGTCTTCAACCTGCGACCCTCATCCCGTCTCGTATGGCCGCGCCGATGGCATGCCAACCGAAGAAGCCTTCGGCGCGGGTCATCCCTCTGCATGGAGAACCGCAGAAGGACTACTCCTGTTCGCCACCCGCAAAGGTGTTGCCGTCACCGATCCCGTTCACCTCATAGAGAACCTCATCCCTCCCCCAGTCGTCATCGAGCAATTTACCGTAGACGGCGTCAAGATCCCCCTGAGAGCGGCAAAAAAAAATATCGCGCCCGGTCACACCAGTTTTGCGTTCGAATATGCCGGCCTCAGTTACGTAGCTCCCGCCAAGATTCGCTACCGCTATATTCTCGAAGGATTCGACAAGCAATGGACCGAAGCCGGCTCGCGTCGTATCGCTTACTACACCAATCTTCCTCCGCGCCACTATCGCTTTCGCGTGCAGGCAGCGAACAATGACGGCGTATGGAATGAAATCGGAGCTCAGATTGCCTTCTCTGTGCAGCCGCCCTTCTATCGCACCCTCTGGTTTCTCCTGCTGCTCCTCTTCCTCATCGCCACCATCGCACTCCTCCTCTACCGTCTCCGCGTTCGACGGCTTGAATCACAGTTCCAGGCAGTTCTCGCTGAGAGAACCCGCGTGGCCCGAGAGATTCACGACACCCTGGCCCAAAGCTTCGTCGGTATCTCCGTACAACTCGAACTCACCTCTCAGCTGCTGGCCCAGTCGCAGGTCTCCGCCGCCAGCCAACAGATAGACCGCACCAGAACTTACGTCAGGGAGGGACTTGCCGACGCTCGTCGCAGCATCTGGAATCTTCGCGCAATTACCGCGCAGAACAGCCTGCCCACGCGGCTCACGCACCTTGCAGAACTGTGGAACCAAAAGAAACTCAACACCCGTCTCAATATCTCCGGCACCTACCGCCCTCTCGCCCAGTCTTTTGAAGATGAGATCTTTCGCATCGCCCAGGAGTCTCTGGCGAATGCAGCGCGCCACGCAAACGCGACTCAGGTATCCGCGGACCTCAACTACAATTCAACTCGATTAACATTAAGCATCTCCGACAACGGCAGCGGATTTTCGCTCATCGAGGGGTACCTCCCATCAAACGGCCACTTCGGCATAAAAGGCATGCACGAGCGCGCAGCTCAAATTCACGCTCGACTGACGATAAAGAGTTCTCCGGAAGATGGCACGACCGTCACCCTCGAAGCGCCCATCGCAGAAGGAAAAGAGACAGCAACCCATGGCTGAACGCATTCGAATCCTTGTAGTAGATGACCATCACGTCGT
This window encodes:
- a CDS encoding sensor histidine kinase codes for the protein MNLLSRLHLVVRSSLFWMSCGIAALSFTAYSQSLDNLGYQSWSTENGLPQNSVHQVFQSTDGYIWIATEGGVARFNGIDFKVFNHETTDEITSDDICCFAQSHTGPLWIATSDGLLQYSAGTFHRYSTANGLPTSRITNLAAAEDGTLLILTSDGLVSFDGQHFATLSLPSSASPSAITTARDGSVWIASNSGIFQYQSGRVLPQPLSSPPTQKDITGIGFFPDRSLWLRTGTSITILQNGQSHTLPIRRDLPAARIQSFLVDSRGQLWIGTSKGLFTLDNISSHPQAVPALSSDSILSLMQDEEGNLWVGTETSGLQILRHKNFRAIPALFGLPITAITQASDGALWAGTSSDGLDRWQAGTVQHLSTHTGLLSETILALAPEENGSMWVGTPDGLNYINGAKIRTYTSADGLPDDLVRSLLSDDDGSLWIGTRRGLAHWQNNQFVTLTQTDGLGSDLVGALLRTHAPSEHDLWIGTLNGLSRLRGSTITTFTTKDGLSGNTITSLAEDPHGTLWIGTKATGLSVMSTTGFTSLHRDDLPQTIDSILEDARGDLWLSSGRGITRVSASALIKCGSSSTCDPHPVSYGRADGMPTEEAFGAGHPSAWRTAEGLLLFATRKGVAVTDPVHLIENLIPPPVVIEQFTVDGVKIPLRAAKKNIAPGHTSFAFEYAGLSYVAPAKIRYRYILEGFDKQWTEAGSRRIAYYTNLPPRHYRFRVQAANNDGVWNEIGAQIAFSVQPPFYRTLWFLLLLLFLIATIALLLYRLRVRRLESQFQAVLAERTRVAREIHDTLAQSFVGISVQLELTSQLLAQSQVSAASQQIDRTRTYVREGLADARRSIWNLRAITAQNSLPTRLTHLAELWNQKKLNTRLNISGTYRPLAQSFEDEIFRIAQESLANAARHANATQVSADLNYNSTRLTLSISDNGSGFSLIEGYLPSNGHFGIKGMHERAAQIHARLTIKSSPEDGTTVTLEAPIAEGKETATHG
- a CDS encoding c-type cytochrome; this encodes MNLLRSAFFLALAAASCLPASAESAKQRGAALFVNNGCQHCHTIRKAGGVKGPDLSGVGRTLNKTQIRTQVLQGGHEMPSFADILKTAEVDDLVAYLHSCRDKRK